Proteins from a single region of Apium graveolens cultivar Ventura chromosome 7, ASM990537v1, whole genome shotgun sequence:
- the LOC141673131 gene encoding putative F-box protein At5g55150, which translates to MSSDNWNNLPKDLLIDIVQRLTCLEDYFTSIVVSKSWNSVALEAVASLADSVIAEKPWWLLLRSDTTTPMLLLAEEVAPGSIRYDTEFDLNRDYAYDKDGFYIDDEDHDKDTIWGYDYLKNSVGSSRGLYSLSSMKTYNIELPEAAGKLILGTSKGWLLTLGRDLQINLLHPLLRRQISLPPMNMFTAPTAYLPRAGFTKEHTSEHFIRKVAMSSELPQKKTDLSSLSHHSTRSPIVMVVYHRIGILGFARSGDKRWTDVRVCSDGFHDIVYHKGKFYAVDFQGNIYLCCIDVDEKREWPRATKIASIKTNNNQQKYLAEPLSGSGLLLVVRYDRDKLVKRDRVRASKYRTTNFEVWRLELEYCNSLRIPSCTLTPVNNLGNEAIFIGRASSLCVPSSDIIKPNSIYFTDDHHQVFIRLGGGHDMGIFDIEHRTIEPHYQGKSIHCISPPLWYI; encoded by the coding sequence ATGAGCTCTGACAATTGGAATAATCTTCCTAAAGATCTTCTCATAGATATAGTTCAACGCCTGACTTGTCTAGAGGATTATTTTACATCTATTGTTGTTTCCAAATCATGGAATTCAGTAGCCCTCGAAGCTGTTGCGAGTTTAGCAGACTCTGTTATTGCTGAGAAGCCTTGGTGGCTTCTTCTCAGGTCTGATACGACAACTCCTATGCTTCTTCTTGCTGAAGAGGTTGCACCGGGTTCTATACGTTATGATACTGAATTTGACTTAAATCGAGATTATGCCTACGACAAAGACGGATTTTATATCGATGATGAAGATCACGATAAAGACACCATTTGGGGTTATGATTATTTAAAGAATTCAGTAGGTAGTAGTCGTGGTTTATACAGTCTTTCTTCGATGAAAACGTATAATATTGAGTTGCCAGAAGCTGCTGGGAAACTAATATTAGGAACTAGTAAAGGATGGTTGCTAACTCTAGGTAGAGATTTGCAAATCAATCTGTTGCATCCTCTTTTGAGGCGTCAAATCTCACTTCCACCAATGAATATGTTTACTGCACCGACTGCATATCTTCCGCGTGCAGGATTTACTAAAGAACACACCAGTGAACATTTTATCCGAAAAGTTGCTATGTCTTCTGAATTACCACAGAAAAAGACCGATCTTAGCTCTTTAAGTCACCACTCTACACGGTCGCCTATTGTAATGGTTGTCTATCATCGTATAGGTATTTTAGGTTTTGCTAGATCGGGAGATAAAAGGTGGACTGATGTCAGAGTTTGTTCTGACGGCTTCCACGATATTGTTTACCACAAAGGAAAGTTTTACGCCGTAGACTTTCAGGGAAATATATACTTGTGTTGTATTGACGTTGATGAAAAGAGAGAATGGCCAAGAGCCACCAAAATTGCATCTATTAAAACCAACAATAACCAACAAAAGTACTTGGCCGAACCATTGTCAGGATCTGGTCTTTTGCTAGTTGTGCGCTATGACAGGGATAAGTTGGTAAAAAGAGATCGTGTCCGAGCATCCAAGTATCGTACAACTAATTTTGAGGTGTGGCGGTTGGAACTTGAATATTGTAATTCTCTTAGAATTCCATCATGTACTTTGACCCCAGTGAATAACTTGGGGAATGAAGCAATATTTATCGGCAGAGCTTCATCACTATGTGTACCATCATCAGACATCATAAAGCCAAACTCCATATACTTTACAGATGACCACCACCAAGTCTTCATCCGTTTAGGAGGTGGCCATGACATGGGGATCTTCGACATAGAACATCGCACCATTGAACCTCATTATCAAGGAAAATCCATCCATTGCATCTCCCCTCCGCTTTGGTACATCTAA